Proteins encoded together in one Wolbachia endosymbiont of Menacanthus eurysternus window:
- the ubiB gene encoding 2-polyprenylphenol 6-hydroxylase, which produces MIQNILRLLYIIIILIRYNILPCLLFPSRKSINKIRGYKLRCALEKLGPVFIKFGQSISLRTDILNEDITSNLLLICDKLPSFSYNIVVKAIENEFSCKLKDIFSSFSKEPVAAASISQVHKAITTEGKEVAVKVLRPNIEKAFSRDIKTLFWLAKVVEKFSDQSKRLRPIELVKTFTKICQLELDLRFEAAHSSELKENTKNDKGFYVPVVDWSRTSKKVLTLEWIEATPIYEVEKLNNHKQIAVNLIESFCNQVYRDCFFHADIHPGNLMVDSNNNIIALDCGIMGRVEYETCYYVVEILKGFLNRDYDYVAKVHFRAGYVSQHHKNFVTACRAIGEPIIGQPIQNISFASLLAQLFKITSDFDMKIQTQLLLLQKTLILLEGTCRKIYPEINMWKIVEGWNENRLIKNKNKIGYREKVKNSYPVKTLYEVFSLVEKLNLIADQKLDSVQVKVRSNRGTYFLLWFMIIILIIKLLVFNRCCI; this is translated from the coding sequence ATGATTCAAAATATTCTGCGTCTTTTATATATAATTATAATATTGATACGCTATAATATACTACCTTGTTTGTTATTTCCTTCAAGAAAGTCTATAAATAAAATACGGGGCTATAAATTAAGGTGCGCTCTTGAAAAATTGGGTCCAGTTTTTATTAAATTTGGACAATCTATTTCATTACGTACTGATATTTTAAATGAAGATATAACAAGTAATTTGTTATTAATATGTGATAAACTTCCATCATTTTCATATAATATAGTAGTTAAAGCTATAGAAAATGAATTTAGTTGTAAATTAAAAGATATTTTTTCAAGTTTTTCTAAAGAACCTGTTGCAGCAGCATCAATTTCTCAGGTACATAAAGCAATTACAACAGAAGGGAAAGAAGTTGCAGTAAAAGTTTTAAGACCAAATATTGAAAAGGCGTTTTCAAGAGATATAAAAACACTTTTTTGGCTTGCAAAAGTTGTAGAGAAATTCAGTGATCAATCAAAAAGATTAAGACCTATTGAATTGGTCAAAACTTTTACTAAAATTTGTCAGTTAGAGTTAGATTTACGTTTTGAGGCTGCTCATTCTTCTGAATTAAAGGAGAATACAAAAAATGATAAAGGTTTTTATGTACCTGTAGTTGATTGGAGTAGAACTTCAAAAAAAGTTTTGACGTTAGAATGGATAGAAGCAACACCGATATATGAAGTAGAAAAATTGAATAATCATAAACAAATAGCTGTTAATCTTATAGAATCATTTTGTAATCAAGTGTACAGAGATTGTTTTTTTCATGCAGATATACATCCTGGAAATCTTATGGTTGATAGTAATAATAATATTATTGCTCTTGATTGCGGAATTATGGGTAGAGTAGAATATGAAACATGTTATTATGTAGTAGAGATATTGAAGGGTTTTTTAAATCGTGATTATGATTATGTTGCAAAGGTGCATTTCAGAGCTGGTTATGTTTCACAGCATCACAAAAATTTTGTTACAGCATGTAGGGCAATAGGTGAACCTATTATAGGTCAACCTATACAGAATATTTCTTTTGCTAGTTTACTTGCTCAGTTATTTAAAATAACTAGTGATTTTGATATGAAGATTCAAACGCAGTTACTGTTGTTGCAAAAGACTCTAATTTTATTAGAAGGAACATGTAGAAAAATTTATCCAGAAATTAATATGTGGAAAATAGTTGAAGGGTGGAATGAAAATCGGCTCATTAAAAACAAAAATAAGATAGGTTATAGAGAGAAAGTAAAAAACTCTTATCCAGTAAAGACACTTTATGAAGTGTTTAGTCTTGTAGAGAAATTAAATTTGATAGCTGATCAAAAACTGGATAGTGTTCAGGTCAAGGTTAGATCAAATAGAGGTACTTATTTTTTGTTGTGGTTTATGATTATAATTTTAATTATTAAATTATTGGTTTTTAATAGGTGTTGTATCTGA
- a CDS encoding metal ABC transporter ATP-binding protein, with amino-acid sequence MKNIEKKLNFVKKLNNVNDSILNIKNLVLAYDNKKVLDDISISVNRGDIVTILGPNGGGKTSLVKVIAGINKSCAGSIVFADGIKISYMPQNFSINNLIPITVEYFLLNSFSTKLKKNQSVIAEVVELVGISSILKNQVLEISAGQTQLLLFARCLIAEPDLIILDEPVSAMDISARTKFYNIISEIAKKRLISIFMTSHDLNSVAPCSDYIICINNTIYCQGRPDEIMRNKTLSETFSSYMSR; translated from the coding sequence ATGAAAAACATTGAGAAAAAATTGAATTTTGTCAAAAAGTTAAACAATGTCAATGATAGTATTCTAAATATAAAAAATCTTGTTCTTGCGTATGATAATAAAAAAGTTCTAGATGATATTAGTATATCAGTAAATAGAGGAGATATAGTTACCATACTTGGCCCAAATGGTGGAGGTAAAACTTCTTTGGTAAAAGTAATTGCTGGCATAAATAAGAGTTGTGCTGGTAGCATTGTATTTGCTGATGGTATAAAAATCAGTTATATGCCACAAAATTTCAGCATTAATAATTTGATACCAATAACAGTTGAATATTTTCTTTTAAATAGTTTTTCGACAAAATTGAAGAAAAATCAGTCAGTTATTGCAGAAGTGGTAGAGTTAGTTGGTATAAGTAGCATTTTAAAAAATCAAGTGCTAGAGATTTCTGCTGGACAGACTCAGTTATTGTTATTTGCGCGTTGCTTGATTGCAGAACCAGATTTAATTATTCTTGATGAACCAGTCAGTGCAATGGATATCAGTGCACGTACTAAGTTTTATAATATAATAAGCGAAATAGCAAAGAAACGGCTTATTTCAATTTTTATGACGTCTCATGATTTAAATTCTGTAGCACCGTGTTCAGATTATATAATCTGTATAAATAACACTATTTATTGTCAAGGTAGACCTGATGAAATTATGAGGAATAAGACTCTAAGTGAAACATTCAGTAGCTATATGTCGAGATGA
- the hslV gene encoding ATP-dependent protease subunit HslV, translating to MIKHNNSKIYGTTILSIRRDKSVIVIGDGQVSLGHTIIKSEAKKVRRLSGDSVIAGFAGATADAFTLFERLESKLDRHPGQLMRACVELAKDWRMDKYLRKLEAMMIVADKSISLVVTGTGDVLEPEDGIIAIGSGGNFALSAARALIDIKNGISIEEIAKKAMKIASDICVYTNHNVIIEKIEG from the coding sequence ATGATTAAACATAATAATAGCAAAATATATGGAACCACGATACTTTCAATTAGAAGGGATAAAAGTGTGATAGTAATAGGTGATGGCCAAGTTTCACTAGGTCATACTATCATAAAATCTGAAGCAAAAAAAGTTAGGCGCCTTTCTGGTGATTCTGTAATTGCGGGTTTCGCAGGTGCAACAGCTGATGCATTTACTCTCTTTGAGAGATTGGAATCTAAACTTGATAGACATCCTGGACAATTAATGAGAGCATGTGTTGAACTTGCAAAAGATTGGAGGATGGATAAATACTTAAGAAAATTAGAAGCTATGATGATAGTTGCAGACAAATCTATTTCGTTAGTAGTCACGGGAACAGGCGATGTTCTTGAACCGGAAGATGGGATCATAGCTATTGGTTCCGGAGGAAATTTTGCTCTATCTGCTGCAAGAGCTTTAATTGATATAAAAAATGGAATATCAATAGAAGAAATTGCAAAAAAAGCTATGAAAATAGCATCTGATATATGTGTTTACACAAACCATAATGTAATTATTGAAAAAATAGAGGGGTAA
- a CDS encoding cytochrome b/b6, producing MRNNDNIKERAMEKGILGWIEYRLPIFSFLKNIASYQVPKNLNYAWNFGSLAGLALILQIITGIFLSMHYIPHVEHAFVSVERIMRDVNYGWLIRYTHSVGASLFFVVVYVHIMRGLYYGSYKKPREMVWFIGIFIFFVMMATAFMGYVLPWGQMSFWGATVITNLFSALPLVGNEIVIWLCGGFSVDNPTLSRFFSLHYLLPFIIIVLVVLHIIALHRFGSGNPSGIEVKLNNDTISFYPYYIVKDCITFSLFFIVLFAFVFYAPNYLGHPDNYIEADSMSTPIHIVPEWYFLPFYAMLRSIPNKLIGILTMFGSILMWFLLPWLDRSEVKSGAYRPLFKKFFLLFLINFVFLIWLGGQEVREPYILLSRFSTFYYFAYFMIILPLLSKYEKPKKLPKSISESVSEIMQ from the coding sequence ATGCGAAATAATGATAATATTAAAGAAAGGGCTATGGAAAAGGGTATATTAGGTTGGATAGAGTACAGATTACCTATATTTTCTTTTTTAAAAAATATTGCTTCTTATCAAGTACCAAAAAACTTAAATTATGCTTGGAATTTTGGTTCTTTAGCTGGTTTAGCACTTATTTTGCAGATAATAACTGGTATATTTCTTTCTATGCATTATATTCCCCATGTTGAACATGCGTTTGTTAGTGTAGAACGCATAATGCGTGATGTTAATTATGGATGGTTGATACGTTACACACATTCTGTTGGAGCTTCTCTTTTTTTTGTAGTAGTTTATGTTCATATAATGCGTGGGTTATATTATGGGTCTTATAAAAAGCCGCGGGAGATGGTATGGTTTATTGGTATATTTATATTTTTTGTAATGATGGCAACGGCCTTTATGGGGTATGTTTTACCTTGGGGACAAATGAGTTTTTGGGGTGCAACTGTTATAACTAATTTATTTTCAGCTTTGCCCTTAGTTGGTAATGAAATAGTTATATGGTTATGTGGAGGTTTTTCTGTTGATAATCCAACACTTAGTCGCTTCTTTTCTTTACATTATCTTTTGCCTTTTATTATTATTGTTTTAGTTGTATTGCATATTATTGCCTTACATAGATTCGGTTCTGGCAATCCTAGTGGAATAGAGGTAAAATTAAATAACGACACTATTTCATTTTACCCTTATTATATAGTAAAGGACTGCATAACTTTTAGTTTATTTTTTATAGTTTTGTTCGCATTTGTTTTTTATGCTCCTAATTATCTTGGACATCCTGATAATTACATAGAAGCTGATTCTATGTCAACTCCAATTCATATTGTACCAGAATGGTATTTTTTGCCTTTTTATGCTATGTTGCGCTCGATTCCAAATAAGCTTATCGGTATACTTACTATGTTTGGATCTATTTTAATGTGGTTTTTATTGCCTTGGCTTGATAGATCAGAAGTTAAGAGTGGTGCTTACCGTCCTCTTTTTAAAAAATTTTTCTTATTATTTTTAATAAATTTTGTGTTTCTTATTTGGCTTGGAGGTCAAGAGGTTAGGGAACCTTATATACTACTAAGTAGATTTTCTACCTTTTATTATTTTGCGTACTTTATGATAATTTTACCATTACTTAGTAAGTATGAAAAACCGAAAAAGTTACCAAAAAGCATAAGTGAATCTGTGTCGGAGATTATGCAATAA
- a CDS encoding cytochrome c1 has protein sequence MQIKYNIVVIFFMLFLTHFSCAEEFKSLPNKKIRWSFNGITGSFNRESIQRGYKIYKEVCASCHSMNRIAFRNLQNIGFSEEDVKRIAASYQVRDGPNDLGEMFYRPGVVSDYFIAPFSSKEAAAASNNGSVPPDLSLIIKARYDGANYVYSLLTGYQSVKQDESGLYFNPYFSTGRLAMAPPLIEGMVEYSDVKRVTVEDMAYDVVNFLQWAAEPELEQRHKLGFKIIAYFVILMIFFVLTNNKIWSKFYKKKI, from the coding sequence ATGCAGATTAAGTATAATATAGTAGTTATATTTTTTATGTTATTTTTGACACATTTTTCTTGTGCTGAAGAGTTTAAGTCATTACCGAATAAAAAAATACGTTGGAGTTTTAATGGTATTACTGGATCTTTTAATAGAGAGTCAATACAGCGTGGTTATAAGATATATAAGGAAGTTTGTGCTTCTTGTCATTCGATGAATAGAATAGCATTTCGTAATTTGCAAAATATTGGTTTTTCTGAAGAGGATGTGAAGCGAATTGCAGCTTCCTATCAAGTTAGAGATGGCCCAAATGATTTAGGAGAAATGTTTTATAGACCTGGAGTAGTTTCGGATTATTTTATTGCTCCTTTTAGTTCTAAGGAGGCGGCTGCAGCAAGTAATAATGGGTCAGTTCCTCCAGATTTATCATTAATTATTAAAGCGAGATATGATGGTGCGAATTATGTTTATTCTTTATTGACTGGCTATCAAAGCGTTAAACAAGATGAAAGTGGTTTATATTTTAATCCATATTTTTCAACTGGAAGATTAGCTATGGCCCCACCTCTTATTGAAGGAATGGTAGAGTATAGTGATGTAAAGCGGGTTACGGTTGAGGACATGGCGTACGATGTGGTAAATTTTTTGCAATGGGCCGCAGAACCTGAATTAGAACAACGGCATAAACTTGGATTTAAAATAATAGCGTATTTTGTAATTTTAATGATATTTTTTGTATTAACTAATAATAAAATTTGGAGCAAATTTTATAAAAAGAAAATATAG
- the hslU gene encoding ATP-dependent protease ATPase subunit HslU — protein MSSKQKKIYTTNFFKQIKISLEKQFYSDSNDPNKKSDLHQNPKSNCNPNNNFQINDKILLDDLPPQKIVKELDRFIIGQNDAKRAVAIALRNRWRRNRVPPPLRDEIIPKNILMIGHTGVGKTEIARRLAKLAGAPFIKVEATKFTEIGYVGRDVDSIIRDLVDAAIVLVKEKARKALAKKALSLAEGIIVNSMVGENATEESKRVFREKLKNKEFEDGEVSINIRESKNMLPTFDIPGIPGGGQVGVVNVTELVGKMFNGGKKTKTITVKVKEAREILINEESEKLIDEDKIIKEAIDLVSNEGIVFLDEIDKIAARTEVKGEVNREGVQRDLLPLLEGTTVSTKYGHIKTDHILFIASGAFHLSKPSDLLPELQGRLPIRVELKALTQEDLIRILKEPESSLLKQYIALMKTESVIIEFTDDGIETIADIAFTVNTQVENIGARRLHTIMEKLLDEISFIASEKRGEKFIIDGNYVKNKLESVSKQLDLSKFIL, from the coding sequence ATGTCTTCTAAACAAAAAAAAATATACACAACTAATTTCTTTAAACAAATTAAAATATCTTTGGAAAAACAGTTTTATAGTGATAGTAACGATCCCAACAAAAAAAGTGATCTACATCAAAATCCTAAAAGTAACTGCAATCCAAATAATAACTTCCAAATTAATGATAAAATATTATTGGATGATCTACCTCCGCAAAAAATAGTTAAAGAATTAGATAGATTTATAATTGGACAAAACGACGCAAAACGTGCTGTCGCTATTGCGCTCAGGAATCGTTGGCGTCGTAATAGAGTTCCCCCTCCTTTACGTGATGAAATTATACCTAAAAACATACTAATGATTGGTCACACAGGTGTTGGAAAAACAGAAATAGCCCGTCGCTTAGCAAAACTTGCTGGAGCGCCGTTCATAAAAGTAGAAGCAACAAAATTCACCGAAATAGGATATGTTGGGCGCGATGTTGATTCAATAATACGTGATCTAGTCGATGCAGCAATAGTTTTAGTTAAGGAAAAAGCTCGCAAGGCTCTTGCTAAAAAAGCCCTTAGTCTAGCTGAAGGAATAATAGTAAATTCCATGGTTGGCGAAAATGCAACAGAAGAAAGTAAAAGAGTTTTTAGAGAAAAATTAAAAAATAAAGAATTTGAAGATGGAGAAGTCTCTATTAACATTAGAGAAAGCAAAAATATGTTACCAACTTTTGATATACCAGGTATACCTGGAGGAGGACAAGTTGGAGTAGTAAATGTTACAGAGCTAGTTGGTAAAATGTTCAATGGTGGAAAAAAAACAAAAACTATTACAGTTAAAGTGAAAGAAGCAAGAGAAATATTAATTAATGAAGAAAGTGAAAAATTAATAGATGAAGATAAAATAATTAAAGAAGCAATTGATCTTGTCAGTAATGAAGGTATAGTGTTTTTAGATGAAATAGACAAAATTGCCGCACGTACAGAAGTAAAAGGTGAAGTAAATAGAGAGGGAGTACAACGTGACTTATTACCACTTCTTGAAGGAACAACTGTTTCAACTAAATATGGTCATATAAAAACAGATCATATATTGTTCATTGCATCTGGTGCTTTTCACTTATCTAAACCATCTGATCTTTTACCAGAGCTACAAGGTAGACTACCTATTAGAGTAGAACTTAAAGCCCTTACTCAAGAAGACTTAATAAGAATATTAAAAGAACCTGAATCTAGTTTATTAAAGCAATACATAGCCTTAATGAAAACAGAAAGTGTAATAATCGAATTCACTGATGATGGCATCGAAACTATAGCTGATATAGCATTTACAGTTAATACGCAAGTAGAAAACATAGGTGCAAGAAGACTTCATACAATTATGGAAAAACTCTTAGATGAAATAAGTTTTATTGCTTCTGAAAAAAGAGGCGAAAAATTTATTATAGATGGCAACTACGTAAAGAATAAACTTGAATCAGTTTCGAAGCAACTGGATTTGTCTAAGTTTATACTTTAA
- the ndk gene encoding nucleoside-diphosphate kinase — MAIEKTLSILKPDAVSRSITGSINSYIEKSGLKIIAQKMVLLTRKQAELFYKVHDDKPFFVDLINFITSGSVIVQVLVGENAVSKYRKIMGVTDPKYADKGTIRGDFADNINKNVVHGSDSLENARREISFFFAEYELVHL; from the coding sequence ATGGCAATTGAAAAAACTCTTTCAATATTAAAACCTGATGCAGTAAGTAGAAGTATTACAGGCAGTATAAATTCTTATATTGAAAAATCAGGATTAAAAATTATAGCGCAAAAAATGGTTTTACTTACAAGAAAGCAAGCAGAGTTATTTTATAAAGTTCATGATGATAAGCCTTTTTTTGTAGATTTAATAAATTTTATAACTTCTGGTTCTGTGATAGTTCAAGTTTTAGTAGGGGAGAATGCAGTAAGTAAATATAGAAAAATTATGGGAGTGACAGATCCGAAATATGCAGATAAAGGTACGATTAGGGGTGATTTTGCTGATAACATTAATAAAAATGTTGTTCATGGTTCAGACAGTTTAGAAAATGCTCGTAGAGAGATATCTTTTTTTTTTGCTGAATATGAATTAGTTCATCTTTAG
- a CDS encoding zinc ABC transporter substrate-binding protein, translated as MRYLLTSFLLLLFITLYHSTAFSSNLKIIATIKPIHSLVASVTDGVLKPLLIAHTTTSIHDHILKPSDVSNLESSDIIFYIDDNLETFVKTFAKNNKKLVQLSKAVNLLSVRPHLFSKHIIHIQDEKDMYIWLSPENAKHMILFISTTLSDIDKENSYKYKQNAIKTIKRIEQETEKILKELNNFKNKKYIVIHDTYQYYEKYFHLNHPSALLSIEEDAYIGMKSLMKLRKIIKEEDIKCIFTSLQEDKIKSKSLPNNAKVIILDPIGLNINPGKDAYLNIINEITQNFKSCFIEP; from the coding sequence ATGAGATATTTATTAACTTCTTTTTTATTACTTTTATTTATTACACTATATCACAGCACTGCCTTTTCATCCAACTTAAAAATTATAGCTACAATAAAACCTATACATTCCCTAGTAGCATCCGTTACAGATGGAGTTTTAAAACCACTCTTAATAGCACATACAACAACATCTATACATGATCATATATTAAAACCATCTGACGTTAGCAATTTAGAATCTAGTGATATCATATTTTATATTGATGATAACCTAGAAACATTTGTAAAAACCTTCGCTAAAAACAATAAAAAACTTGTACAACTATCAAAAGCAGTTAACCTACTTTCTGTTCGGCCACATTTATTCTCTAAACATATTATTCATATTCAAGATGAAAAAGACATGTATATTTGGCTCAGTCCTGAAAATGCAAAACATATGATACTTTTTATAAGTACTACTCTATCTGATATAGATAAAGAAAATTCCTATAAATATAAACAAAATGCAATAAAAACCATAAAAAGAATAGAACAAGAAACAGAAAAAATTCTGAAAGAATTAAACAACTTTAAAAATAAAAAATATATTGTTATACATGACACATATCAATATTATGAAAAATACTTCCACCTAAATCACCCTAGCGCCCTTCTTTCTATAGAAGAAGACGCTTACATAGGCATGAAAAGTCTAATGAAATTAAGAAAAATAATAAAAGAAGAAGACATTAAATGCATATTTACTTCATTACAAGAAGATAAAATAAAATCAAAATCTCTTCCCAACAATGCAAAAGTAATAATCCTTGATCCCATCGGATTAAATATAAATCCAGGAAAAGACGCATATCTCAATATAATCAACGAAATTACACAAAATTTTAAATCTTGCTTTATAGAACCTTAA
- a CDS encoding DegQ family serine endoprotease, producing the protein MKSRILYIFVCFLISSSMCASLFNYNSMKMASDGESFASCTCCNQELADLVEKLIPAVVNISSEQILKQESNGRARIPFAPRNNFFDDFREFFENFDQFFMNRGPSYNKEIVLLGSGFIIDKNGIIVTNYHVIKNAQDITVTMNDNTYFKAEVLGFDTKTDLAVLQIKADRELSFVAFGDSDKARVGDTVMAIGNPFGLGGSVSTGIISARSRDISIGTMNEFIQTDAAINRGNSGGPLFNLNGRVIGINTAIYSPSESGGNVGIGFAIPSNLAISIIDVLKSGKRIKHGWLGVQVQPITREFAESLGLRDTKGALVADVVKKSPAERGGIKVGDILIEFDGKKIERMTQLPQMVSRSEPGKKVQIKLLRNSKEVNVKVIIQESISDNKGDTRGGSESTSDYITGLTVSDLPQELKESKNDIPIKGVIVINVDINRNVTLRGIKKGDIIMQINGTYIENVESFQNQINLVKEKDKERAIMMLVYRNGNQFFTSIKLKKVIS; encoded by the coding sequence ATGAAAAGTAGGATTTTGTATATATTTGTTTGTTTTTTAATTTCATCTTCGATGTGCGCTAGTTTATTTAATTATAATAGCATGAAGATGGCATCAGATGGTGAGAGTTTTGCATCATGTACTTGTTGCAATCAAGAACTTGCTGATTTGGTAGAAAAACTTATTCCTGCAGTTGTAAATATTTCTAGTGAACAAATTCTTAAGCAAGAAAGTAATGGTAGAGCTAGGATTCCTTTTGCTCCAAGAAATAATTTTTTTGATGATTTTAGAGAATTTTTTGAAAATTTTGATCAGTTTTTTATGAACAGAGGTCCAAGCTACAATAAAGAAATAGTGCTACTTGGATCTGGGTTTATTATAGATAAAAATGGAATTATTGTGACTAATTATCATGTTATTAAAAATGCTCAAGATATTACTGTTACTATGAATGATAATACTTATTTTAAAGCAGAAGTTTTAGGTTTTGATACAAAAACTGATCTGGCTGTACTTCAGATTAAAGCTGATAGAGAGCTTTCTTTTGTAGCATTTGGTGATTCTGATAAAGCAAGGGTCGGTGATACAGTTATGGCAATAGGTAATCCGTTCGGATTAGGCGGTTCTGTCAGTACAGGAATTATATCTGCAAGATCTAGAGATATTAGCATTGGTACTATGAATGAATTTATTCAGACTGATGCTGCAATTAATAGAGGTAATTCTGGAGGACCTTTATTTAATTTAAATGGAAGAGTTATAGGTATTAATACTGCTATTTATTCTCCGTCTGAATCCGGTGGTAATGTTGGTATAGGTTTTGCTATACCATCTAATTTAGCCATATCAATCATTGATGTTCTGAAAAGTGGCAAAAGAATAAAGCATGGTTGGCTTGGTGTACAGGTTCAACCTATAACAAGAGAATTTGCTGAATCTTTGGGTTTAAGGGATACAAAGGGCGCATTAGTTGCAGATGTAGTGAAGAAAAGTCCAGCAGAGAGGGGTGGTATTAAAGTAGGTGATATATTGATAGAATTTGATGGTAAAAAAATTGAAAGAATGACGCAATTGCCTCAAATGGTTTCAAGGTCTGAGCCTGGAAAAAAAGTACAAATTAAACTATTAAGAAATAGCAAAGAGGTTAATGTCAAAGTTATTATTCAAGAGTCTATAAGTGATAATAAGGGTGATACTCGAGGAGGTAGTGAATCAACATCTGACTATATAACTGGTTTAACTGTTTCAGATTTACCGCAAGAGTTAAAAGAAAGCAAAAATGATATACCCATAAAAGGTGTGATAGTTATTAATGTAGACATTAATAGAAATGTAACATTGCGCGGCATTAAAAAGGGGGATATTATTATGCAAATAAATGGAACATATATAGAGAATGTTGAGAGTTTTCAAAATCAAATAAATCTGGTAAAAGAAAAAGACAAGGAAAGAGCAATAATGATGCTTGTTTATCGTAATGGGAATCAGTTTTTTACTTCAATAAAATTGAAAAAGGTAATTTCTTGA